The proteins below come from a single Chryseobacterium nepalense genomic window:
- a CDS encoding T9SS type B sorting domain-containing protein produces the protein MKKALYIFLILISQTIFAQSSSDCGGNVQVCGNTPISFTPTGPGSVMETLGGCLGTEHFSIWYTFTIATSGTLTFVINPNNFSDDYDWAVYGPNVTCGNLGGPIRCNYSADDGPTGLNTTATNTSSGAGGSAFCSSMNVVAGQTYYLLVDNFSSSANGFVLSWGGTATLVSPFNSAFQPYPFMEPGTPGPTPNSPREVVVCSNPAVFDFTTLSAGIVNNNPNFNVSYYYNQNDAISGNNPITTPITVNTTSTYFYAITYSVPGAPATAINRCRIPGSFKFIQKAITGTNVTLTKCNNNNQGTAVFDLTTANVNADPTVTRKYYPTLADLNAGTNEITNPYQYVSAGGSVYVLLTSPFDCKATAIITLAFFPVVTVTEATLRSCFIETNPATASFDLTVAPVTTQTGVKTYYPSMADAVAGTNQIANPSTYISPNGVVFIKVTDGNGCYGVAKVNLVVLPPVYSNTLDDKIICIEDTTTLDAGPGFTGYKWSTGATTQTINNVTVGTYWVELKTGDCITRQTVKVYPSDQPVISGIDIANNSVTVNVVGGTAPYKYSLDGINWQDSNIFTNVPRGDNSIYVKDGYDCDPITVTVVVPNLVNVITPNGDGVNDVIDYSALASKQNLILSIFDRYGVKVGQADKFNGYKWDGTTGGKKVPTGTYWYTVTWNENDKKNTPFKFSGWVMVKNRE, from the coding sequence ATGAAAAAAGCTCTATATATTTTTTTAATTTTAATTTCCCAGACCATTTTCGCACAATCCAGTTCAGATTGCGGCGGAAACGTACAGGTTTGCGGAAATACACCTATTTCTTTTACACCAACAGGTCCTGGTAGCGTAATGGAAACCCTTGGAGGATGTTTAGGCACTGAACACTTCTCCATTTGGTACACTTTTACCATTGCGACATCAGGTACATTAACGTTTGTTATCAACCCGAATAATTTCAGTGATGATTATGACTGGGCTGTATATGGGCCTAATGTTACTTGTGGAAATTTAGGAGGACCTATCAGATGTAATTATTCTGCTGACGATGGCCCAACAGGACTTAACACAACCGCAACCAATACCTCTTCAGGCGCAGGAGGCTCTGCATTCTGTTCCAGCATGAACGTAGTAGCAGGACAAACCTATTATCTCCTTGTAGATAACTTCTCATCGAGCGCTAATGGTTTCGTATTGTCATGGGGAGGTACTGCTACACTGGTCTCACCTTTCAACAGTGCATTCCAGCCATATCCTTTCATGGAGCCGGGAACTCCAGGACCTACACCAAACTCTCCAAGAGAAGTTGTAGTATGTTCAAATCCTGCTGTTTTTGATTTTACAACGCTTTCAGCCGGTATTGTAAACAATAACCCGAACTTTAATGTATCATATTATTATAATCAAAATGATGCGATCTCGGGAAACAACCCTATTACGACACCTATTACCGTAAATACTACCAGTACCTATTTCTATGCAATTACCTATTCGGTTCCGGGGGCTCCGGCTACCGCTATTAACAGATGTAGAATTCCGGGTAGTTTCAAATTCATACAAAAAGCCATTACCGGGACCAATGTAACGCTAACGAAGTGTAACAATAATAACCAAGGGACTGCTGTTTTTGATCTTACGACGGCTAACGTAAATGCCGATCCTACGGTAACCCGAAAATATTACCCGACATTAGCGGATCTTAATGCCGGAACCAACGAAATCACAAACCCTTATCAATATGTTTCCGCTGGTGGTAGCGTGTATGTATTGCTCACTTCACCATTTGACTGTAAAGCAACTGCAATAATTACATTAGCATTCTTCCCGGTAGTAACGGTAACAGAAGCAACGCTTAGATCTTGTTTCATCGAAACAAATCCTGCTACGGCTTCATTCGATCTTACAGTAGCACCAGTTACGACACAAACAGGAGTTAAAACGTATTATCCGTCAATGGCTGATGCAGTAGCAGGAACCAATCAGATTGCCAACCCAAGCACCTATATCTCTCCGAACGGCGTGGTATTTATAAAAGTAACGGATGGAAACGGATGTTACGGAGTCGCTAAAGTAAATCTTGTTGTTTTACCACCGGTATATTCAAATACGCTGGATGATAAGATCATTTGTATAGAAGATACAACAACGCTGGATGCAGGACCAGGATTTACAGGATATAAATGGAGCACAGGTGCTACAACACAGACCATTAATAACGTAACTGTAGGTACTTATTGGGTAGAACTGAAAACAGGAGACTGTATTACAAGACAAACCGTAAAAGTATATCCTTCTGATCAGCCTGTCATTTCCGGTATTGATATTGCCAATAATAGCGTTACTGTGAATGTTGTAGGTGGAACCGCACCTTACAAATATTCTCTTGACGGAATCAACTGGCAGGATTCTAACATTTTTACAAATGTTCCAAGAGGTGACAATTCAATATATGTAAAAGACGGATATGACTGCGATCCTATTACAGTTACTGTAGTTGTTCCGAATCTCGTAAATGTTATTACTCCTAACGGAGACGGTGTGAATGACGTAATTGATTATTCCGCATTGGCAAGTAAGCAAAATCTAATACTAAGTATTTTTGACAGATACGGTGTAAAAGTAGGACAAGCCGATAAATTCAACGGATACAAATGGGACGGAACCACAGGTGGCAAGAAAGTACCTACCGGAACTTATTGGTACACCGTAACATGGAATGAAAATGACAAGAAAAATACGCCATTCAAATTCTCCGGATGGGTGATGGTGAAAAATAGAGAATAA
- a CDS encoding MFS transporter has translation MISLTPLQTLKNVEFRNLLTGRFFIVLAFRMLATLLGWWVYQLTKDPFSIGLIGFSEVIPAVSCALYAGHVIDMNEKKRLLLICNYAYIFLIGLLLIPAFFNVEMHFTGHQITYFIYGVIFFTGIARAFIGPIVPSMIPKIVKKDNLPNAVTLNQATFLISSVCGHAAGGFLIGYFGVKWTLVVIISLIFLASLFFFQLNKQHSEYKKENINVIESMKEGISYILKTKEILGALCLDMFAVLFGGAVAMIPVYATDILKVGAEGFGLLNAASDIGSMCIITILSVVPLRKNQGKILLAVVTGFGLCIIGFGLSRLYWLSFLFLMMSGMLDGISVVIRGTIVQLKTPDNIRGRVLSVNSIFIMSSNEMGQFESGLMAKLLGVVRSVVFGGTMTVLIALVVGTTNKKLRKMQY, from the coding sequence ATGATTTCTTTGACCCCGCTACAGACATTAAAAAATGTCGAGTTCAGAAACCTTCTTACGGGAAGATTTTTTATAGTTCTAGCATTCAGAATGCTCGCCACTTTATTGGGATGGTGGGTGTACCAATTAACAAAAGATCCGTTTTCAATAGGCCTCATCGGTTTCTCAGAGGTAATTCCGGCAGTAAGCTGTGCACTCTATGCCGGCCATGTGATTGATATGAACGAAAAGAAAAGATTATTACTGATTTGCAATTATGCTTATATTTTTTTAATCGGACTGCTGCTAATTCCCGCTTTTTTTAATGTAGAAATGCATTTTACGGGACATCAGATTACTTATTTTATCTATGGTGTAATTTTTTTCACCGGTATTGCAAGAGCTTTCATAGGACCTATCGTCCCCTCTATGATTCCTAAAATTGTAAAAAAAGACAACCTCCCGAATGCGGTTACTTTAAATCAGGCAACATTCCTCATTTCCTCTGTTTGCGGTCATGCAGCAGGCGGATTTCTCATTGGCTATTTTGGAGTAAAATGGACTCTTGTTGTAATTATTTCACTCATCTTTTTGGCATCATTATTTTTTTTCCAGCTAAATAAACAACATTCCGAATACAAAAAAGAGAATATTAACGTTATAGAAAGTATGAAAGAAGGAATTTCTTATATATTAAAAACAAAAGAAATTCTTGGTGCTCTTTGTCTTGATATGTTTGCCGTACTCTTTGGTGGTGCCGTTGCCATGATACCGGTGTACGCTACCGATATACTTAAAGTTGGTGCTGAAGGATTCGGATTGCTGAATGCAGCTTCAGACATTGGTTCTATGTGCATCATTACCATTTTGTCCGTAGTTCCGCTGCGAAAAAATCAGGGTAAAATCCTGCTGGCGGTGGTTACAGGGTTCGGACTTTGCATTATCGGTTTCGGATTGTCACGATTATACTGGCTTTCCTTTCTGTTTTTAATGATGAGCGGAATGCTGGATGGCATCTCTGTTGTGATCAGAGGAACCATTGTACAATTGAAAACCCCGGATAATATAAGAGGAAGAGTGCTTAGTGTGAATTCAATATTCATCATGTCAAGTAATGAAATGGGGCAATTTGAAAGTGGGCTGATGGCTAAATTGCTAGGAGTTGTACGCTCTGTGGTGTTCGGCGGAACAATGACTGTTTTAATTGCACTAGTCGTAGGAACCACCAATAAAAAATTGAGAAAAATGCAATATTAA
- a CDS encoding GH3 auxin-responsive promoter family protein, which yields MINFLKKNIALLWAKKHVRKAEEFKKNAEQNQEKLLLSLVDTAKKTLFGREHDFENIRSVKNFQDKVKISDYEDLKPYIERVKKGQANILWTDVPEYFAKTSGTTSGSKYIPISKEGMPFQVKAAQSALFHYIAKKNNADFVNGKMIFLQGSPELEEVFGIKTGRLSGIVAHHIPKYLQKNRLPSWETNIMEDWEAKVDKIVEETEKENMTLISGIPPWLIMYFEKLVERHSKKIKQIFPNLQLIVTGGVNYEPYRDKMEELLGGKVDIVQTFPASEGFFAFQDDHTKEGLLLLTNHGIFYEFVPLEEYGKPDARRLTLKDIELNKDYALILTTNSGLWAYSIGDVVRFTGKNPHRIQVSGRTKHFTSAFGEHVIAFEIEEAMKAAIENCPAQITEFHLAPQVNPEHGLPYHEWFIEFEKQPENLELFRDELDNQLRKRNTYYDDLISGNILQKLYITVLKKNAFQEYAKSQGKLGGQNKIPRLANDRKIADLLKIYKL from the coding sequence ATGATAAACTTTCTTAAGAAAAATATCGCATTGCTTTGGGCAAAAAAACATGTGCGCAAAGCTGAAGAATTCAAAAAAAATGCTGAACAAAACCAGGAGAAATTATTACTTTCCCTTGTGGATACTGCTAAAAAAACGCTTTTCGGAAGAGAACATGATTTTGAAAACATCAGATCCGTTAAAAATTTCCAGGATAAGGTGAAAATTTCGGATTACGAAGACCTAAAACCTTATATTGAAAGGGTAAAAAAAGGACAGGCAAACATCCTTTGGACTGATGTTCCGGAATATTTTGCAAAAACTTCAGGAACAACTTCAGGCTCAAAGTATATTCCTATTTCCAAGGAAGGAATGCCATTTCAGGTGAAAGCTGCCCAAAGCGCTCTTTTTCATTACATTGCTAAAAAAAACAATGCCGATTTTGTAAACGGCAAAATGATCTTTCTTCAGGGGAGTCCTGAACTTGAAGAAGTGTTCGGGATTAAAACCGGCCGTCTTTCAGGAATTGTAGCCCATCATATTCCCAAATACCTTCAAAAAAACAGGCTTCCGAGCTGGGAAACCAATATCATGGAAGACTGGGAGGCCAAGGTTGACAAGATTGTAGAAGAAACGGAGAAAGAAAATATGACTCTCATTTCCGGGATTCCGCCATGGCTGATTATGTATTTTGAAAAGCTAGTGGAAAGACATAGCAAAAAAATCAAACAGATATTCCCAAATCTTCAACTGATTGTGACAGGAGGCGTAAATTATGAGCCTTATCGCGACAAAATGGAAGAACTTCTCGGAGGAAAGGTAGATATCGTACAGACATTTCCGGCATCTGAAGGTTTTTTTGCCTTTCAGGATGACCATACAAAAGAAGGACTGTTGCTTTTAACCAACCACGGAATATTCTACGAATTTGTTCCTTTGGAAGAATATGGCAAGCCTGATGCGAGAAGATTAACTTTAAAAGATATTGAGCTTAACAAAGACTATGCTTTGATTTTAACTACGAATTCAGGATTATGGGCGTATTCTATCGGCGATGTAGTGAGATTTACCGGTAAAAATCCACACCGGATACAGGTAAGCGGCAGGACGAAACATTTTACGTCTGCCTTTGGCGAACACGTTATTGCGTTTGAAATAGAGGAAGCAATGAAAGCAGCCATAGAGAATTGCCCTGCACAGATTACCGAATTCCATCTTGCCCCGCAGGTGAATCCTGAACATGGCCTTCCCTATCATGAATGGTTTATTGAATTTGAAAAACAACCTGAAAATCTTGAGCTGTTCCGGGATGAACTGGACAATCAGCTTAGAAAACGCAATACTTATTATGATGATCTTATTTCAGGAAATATTCTTCAGAAACTTTATATTACGGTTTTAAAGAAAAACGCTTTTCAGGAATATGCAAAATCACAGGGAAAACTGGGCGGACAAAACAAAATCCCCCGACTTGCCAATGACAGAAAAATTGCAGATTTATTGAAAATATATAAACTTTAA
- the mfd gene encoding transcription-repair coupling factor yields the protein MQLKTINEKFLPDLLQKEFGKEIFIHLENHQHISVKGSAGSAVSIVVAELFLTRKKTVLYIVDDKEDALYVNTEMEDLLGKDKVLYFPATHLEPYQVEKTQNANLVLRTEAINKITSGKSPKVIVAYAGALSEKVLKKEDFKAISHHIKVGDQLDFDFVDELLNHYNFQQTDFVSEPGEFSVRGGIVDVFSFSNEKPYRITFFGNEIEGIKTFDIETQLSVDKVEDFQLVSNMNFTVTGSRVSLLQLLPKESMVVSKNGIIGMQKLKTFYEKALEKYDTLSKDIAHRAPQELFISDQEFLFDYKKFTTVDFGSVSIEGLIDLEEIKIDQIPQPSFHKNFELLIEDLEEKQSNGFDTWISFTGEKQKERLESIFEELEHELPFKSFKSELHEGFVDHNHKLLVYTDHQIFDRYQRYKAKNTFAKSEQLTLKDLMSLKIGDYIAHIDHGIGKFMGLVKVNNDGKIQECFKLTYKNGDLLYVSIHSLHKISKYNGPEGREVVLSKLGSPTWKSLKQKTKAKVKQIAFDLIKLYAQRKTAKGFAYTPDSYLQNELEASFIYEDTPDQEKATIDVKKDMEADMVMDRLVCGDVGFGKTEVAIRAAFKAATDGKQVAVLVPTTILAFQHYRSFKERLKDFPVNVSYINRFRTAKQKSETLEALKNGKVDIVIGTHQLAGSSVKFKDLGLLIIDEEHKFGVSVKDKLKTLKSNVDTLTLTATPIPRTLQFSLMAARDLSVIKTPPPNRQPVETQLVGFNEEIIRDAVSYELQRDGQVYFINNRVENLKEIAGLIQRLVPDAKVITGHGQMEGKQLEKNVLDFMEGKYDVLVSTTIVESGVDVPNANTIFINDAQRFGMADLHQMRGRVGRSNRKAFCYLITPPYDMMTSDARKRLEAIEQFSDLGSGFQIAMKDLEIRGAGDLLGAEQSGFINEMGFETYQKLMQEALEELKDDQEFENLFENEEERNKLFKTTKDINIDTDLELMLPDSYISNTEERLLLYQKLADIDNEKNLEKFESELKDRFGNLPEEAKNLLKSVSLKWLASEIGFEKIVMKNGVFLGYFPGNPQDKFYQTDKFRHIISYLTQNPAEAQLKEKTGKEGNQLMMRKDKVRNVDEVNSLLKSMLKAG from the coding sequence ATGCAATTAAAAACCATTAACGAAAAATTCCTTCCGGATCTCCTTCAGAAGGAATTTGGGAAAGAAATTTTCATTCACCTGGAAAACCATCAACATATATCCGTAAAAGGCAGTGCAGGATCAGCCGTTTCTATAGTTGTGGCCGAACTTTTTCTCACCCGTAAAAAGACTGTTCTTTATATCGTTGATGATAAAGAAGACGCACTGTATGTCAATACGGAGATGGAAGACCTTCTGGGAAAAGATAAAGTGCTGTATTTTCCAGCAACTCATCTTGAGCCTTATCAGGTGGAGAAAACCCAAAATGCAAATCTTGTTTTAAGAACAGAAGCTATTAATAAAATTACATCGGGGAAATCTCCGAAAGTAATTGTGGCCTACGCTGGTGCGCTTTCGGAAAAGGTGCTTAAAAAGGAGGATTTTAAAGCCATTTCCCATCATATAAAAGTGGGCGATCAGCTTGATTTTGATTTTGTGGATGAACTTCTGAACCATTATAATTTCCAACAGACCGATTTTGTTTCTGAACCGGGAGAGTTTTCTGTAAGAGGAGGGATTGTAGATGTTTTCTCTTTCTCTAATGAAAAGCCTTACCGTATTACTTTTTTCGGGAATGAAATTGAAGGCATCAAAACGTTCGATATCGAAACACAGCTTTCTGTAGATAAGGTTGAGGATTTCCAGTTGGTTTCCAATATGAATTTTACGGTAACCGGAAGCCGGGTTTCTCTTCTTCAGCTCTTGCCAAAGGAAAGTATGGTGGTTTCCAAAAACGGGATTATCGGAATGCAGAAGCTTAAAACGTTCTATGAGAAAGCGTTGGAAAAATATGATACTTTAAGTAAGGATATTGCCCACAGAGCGCCTCAGGAACTTTTTATCTCCGATCAGGAATTTTTATTCGATTACAAAAAATTTACCACGGTAGATTTCGGAAGCGTTTCTATTGAAGGTCTTATTGATCTGGAGGAGATCAAAATAGATCAGATTCCACAGCCGTCGTTTCATAAAAATTTTGAACTGCTGATAGAAGATCTTGAAGAAAAACAGAGTAACGGTTTTGATACCTGGATTTCATTTACGGGAGAAAAGCAGAAAGAAAGGCTTGAATCTATATTTGAAGAACTGGAGCATGAGCTTCCTTTTAAAAGTTTTAAATCTGAACTTCATGAAGGATTTGTAGATCATAACCATAAATTGCTTGTATATACAGATCATCAGATCTTCGACCGATATCAGCGCTATAAGGCAAAAAATACATTTGCAAAATCGGAACAGCTTACCTTAAAAGATTTAATGTCTCTGAAAATAGGAGATTATATTGCCCATATCGACCACGGAATCGGAAAGTTTATGGGGTTGGTAAAGGTAAATAATGACGGTAAAATTCAGGAATGTTTTAAACTTACCTATAAAAACGGGGATCTCTTGTATGTAAGCATTCATTCACTTCATAAAATTTCAAAATACAATGGTCCTGAAGGACGTGAAGTGGTTTTGAGTAAGCTCGGATCACCAACCTGGAAATCTTTAAAACAGAAAACAAAAGCGAAAGTAAAACAAATTGCTTTTGATCTTATAAAACTCTATGCTCAAAGAAAGACAGCCAAAGGTTTTGCCTACACTCCGGATTCTTATCTGCAGAACGAGCTGGAAGCGAGCTTTATTTATGAAGATACTCCGGATCAGGAGAAAGCAACCATTGATGTGAAAAAAGATATGGAGGCAGATATGGTAATGGACAGGCTGGTTTGCGGGGATGTAGGTTTCGGGAAAACGGAGGTAGCGATCAGGGCTGCATTTAAAGCGGCAACAGATGGAAAGCAGGTTGCCGTATTGGTTCCTACCACAATTCTGGCTTTTCAGCATTACAGGAGTTTTAAAGAAAGACTTAAAGATTTTCCGGTAAATGTATCATATATCAACCGTTTCAGAACGGCCAAGCAAAAATCTGAAACTCTGGAAGCACTTAAAAACGGTAAGGTTGATATTGTTATCGGAACGCATCAGCTGGCGGGCAGTTCCGTGAAGTTTAAAGATCTGGGATTGCTGATTATCGATGAAGAACATAAATTCGGAGTTTCCGTAAAAGATAAATTAAAAACGCTTAAAAGCAATGTTGATACGCTCACGCTTACGGCTACACCTATTCCGAGAACATTACAGTTTTCATTAATGGCTGCAAGAGACCTTTCGGTAATCAAGACTCCACCGCCGAACAGACAACCTGTGGAAACACAATTGGTAGGCTTTAATGAAGAAATAATCCGGGATGCTGTTTCCTATGAGCTCCAGCGTGACGGCCAGGTATATTTTATCAACAACAGAGTTGAAAACCTGAAAGAAATTGCGGGATTAATACAGCGTCTGGTACCGGATGCAAAGGTTATTACGGGACATGGGCAGATGGAAGGGAAGCAGCTGGAGAAAAATGTCCTTGATTTTATGGAAGGAAAATATGATGTGCTGGTTTCTACGACGATTGTTGAAAGTGGAGTGGATGTTCCTAATGCCAATACTATTTTCATTAATGATGCACAACGTTTCGGAATGGCAGATTTGCATCAGATGAGAGGGAGGGTAGGACGAAGCAACAGAAAAGCATTCTGTTATCTCATTACACCGCCTTATGATATGATGACCTCTGATGCCAGGAAAAGGCTGGAGGCCATCGAACAGTTTTCTGATTTGGGAAGTGGTTTCCAGATTGCTATGAAAGATCTTGAAATCCGTGGTGCAGGAGATCTATTGGGAGCTGAACAAAGTGGATTTATTAATGAAATGGGATTTGAGACCTATCAGAAATTAATGCAGGAAGCACTGGAGGAGCTGAAAGATGACCAGGAATTTGAAAATTTATTTGAAAATGAGGAGGAAAGAAATAAGCTCTTTAAAACAACAAAAGATATTAATATTGATACGGATCTTGAGCTGATGCTGCCGGATTCGTATATCTCCAATACGGAAGAAAGATTATTACTCTACCAGAAGCTTGCTGATATTGATAACGAAAAAAACCTCGAGAAATTTGAATCTGAATTGAAAGACCGTTTTGGAAATCTGCCCGAGGAAGCAAAGAATTTGCTTAAAAGTGTCAGTTTAAAATGGCTGGCATCGGAAATCGGATTTGAGAAAATTGTTATGAAGAACGGTGTATTTCTGGGGTATTTCCCGGGTAACCCACAGGATAAATTTTATCAGACAGACAAATTCAGACATATCATCAGTTATCTTACCCAAAACCCGGCAGAAGCACAGCTTAAAGAAAAAACCGGTAAAGAAGGCAACCAACTGATGATGCGGAAGGATAAAGTAAGGAATGTTGATGAGGTAAATTCTCTTTTAAAATCAATGCTTAAGGCAGGTTAA
- the pth gene encoding aminoacyl-tRNA hydrolase: MKYLIVGLGNKGSEYENTRHNIGFKVADKIAETLEAPFNSTNFGWMADGKYKGRRVLVLKPDTYMNLSGNAVRYWMQKENIPLENILIVTDDLALPFGTLRMKGKGSDAGHNGLKNINEVLQTQNYARLRFGISADFSEGRQVDYVLGTWTEEENATLPERIEKFSKASLSFVFAGINNTMSAFNGK; this comes from the coding sequence ATGAAATATTTGATAGTAGGCCTCGGAAATAAAGGCTCAGAGTACGAAAATACTCGCCACAATATAGGTTTTAAAGTGGCGGATAAAATTGCTGAAACATTGGAAGCTCCTTTTAACAGCACCAACTTCGGATGGATGGCAGACGGGAAGTACAAAGGGAGAAGAGTATTGGTTTTAAAACCGGATACGTATATGAACCTTTCGGGAAATGCTGTGAGATACTGGATGCAAAAAGAAAATATTCCTTTGGAAAATATATTGATCGTAACGGATGATCTTGCACTTCCTTTCGGAACATTAAGAATGAAAGGAAAAGGATCTGATGCAGGGCATAACGGACTTAAAAATATCAATGAAGTTCTTCAGACACAGAATTACGCCAGGCTTCGTTTTGGGATTTCGGCAGACTTTTCCGAAGGGCGGCAGGTAGATTATGTCCTTGGAACCTGGACTGAAGAAGAAAACGCAACACTTCCGGAAAGAATTGAAAAGTTCTCCAAAGCAAGTTTGTCATTTGTATTTGCCGGAATCAATAACACCATGTCTGCTTTCAACGGGAAATGA
- a CDS encoding carbonic anhydrase family protein gives MKAHTHETQSTITPEKALEFLKEGNQRFVNNLKANRDLLEQVNATREGQWPFAVVLSCIDSRTSAELIFDQGLGDIFSIRIAGNFVNQDILGSMEFGCNVAGSKLVVVLGHTKCGALKGGLDAAQIEGLGMDNLNHLINHFDPIIKQVIEDGEERSSKNSDLLERLNHQNVKSAIEDIRKQSSTLRKLEEEGKIKIVGANYDVETGAVSWL, from the coding sequence ATGAAAGCACACACTCACGAAACTCAGTCTACCATCACCCCTGAAAAAGCATTAGAGTTTTTAAAGGAAGGAAACCAGAGATTTGTAAATAACCTTAAAGCCAACAGAGACCTTCTGGAGCAGGTAAATGCTACCCGTGAGGGACAGTGGCCATTTGCCGTAGTGTTAAGCTGCATAGACAGCCGTACTTCCGCCGAACTTATTTTTGATCAGGGTCTTGGGGATATTTTCAGCATCAGAATTGCCGGAAATTTTGTAAATCAGGATATTCTGGGTTCTATGGAGTTCGGATGTAACGTAGCGGGTTCCAAACTGGTGGTCGTATTGGGACACACCAAATGCGGAGCATTGAAAGGCGGACTTGATGCAGCACAAATTGAAGGTCTTGGAATGGATAACCTGAACCATCTTATCAATCACTTCGACCCGATCATTAAACAGGTAATAGAAGACGGCGAAGAGCGTTCTTCAAAAAACAGCGATCTTTTAGAAAGATTAAATCATCAGAACGTAAAAAGCGCTATTGAAGATATTCGCAAGCAGAGTTCAACACTCAGAAAACTTGAGGAAGAAGGCAAGATTAAAATTGTAGGCGCTAATTATGATGTGGAAACTGGAGCCGTAAGCTGGTTGTAA
- a CDS encoding SulP family inorganic anion transporter — translation MKKTSLIGGIKENFPSGLVVFLVALPLCLGIALASGAPPLSGVIAGIVGGLVIGSISNSNISVSGPAAGLTAIVLTAITDLGAFNIFLCAGIIAGIIQLVLGFIRAGSISNYFPNNVIEGMLAAIGIIIILKQIPHALGFDKDYEGHQSIFDNGLNFGYFSELFGAIHPGAIIVTLVSISILITWDKVHFLKRIKMLPGALVAVVAGIVLNEIFKMTGSSLAIQTQHLVSLPVPQSLDDFKNLITTPDFNGFMNPKVWIAGATIAIVASIETLLCIEASDRLDVQRRITDTNLELKAQGIGNLVSSFIGGLPMTSVVVRSSANANAGATSKMSTIIHGILLLICVLSIPVILNLIPLSTLAAVLIMVGYKLAKPATFKHFWQLGKFQFIPFVATVVAVVATDLLKGVGIGLAISVFYILQGNMKRAYYLSREKLDDADEITIKLAEEVSFLNKAAIKKTLKNIKPNSTVTIDARGTSYIATDVLEMIQDFANIRAKEEDINVELLGFKTSYRDYERDENSHIVVTHKRAM, via the coding sequence ATGAAAAAAACATCATTAATAGGAGGAATAAAGGAGAATTTCCCTTCAGGACTCGTAGTATTTTTAGTAGCGCTTCCCCTTTGTTTAGGGATTGCTCTTGCTTCAGGAGCACCCCCTTTATCCGGAGTCATTGCGGGTATCGTGGGAGGCCTGGTCATAGGATCAATCAGTAATTCCAATATTTCTGTATCGGGTCCGGCAGCCGGATTAACAGCCATTGTACTTACCGCGATCACAGACCTTGGTGCATTTAATATTTTTCTTTGTGCCGGAATCATTGCCGGAATTATTCAATTAGTTTTAGGGTTTATACGAGCAGGAAGTATTTCAAATTATTTTCCCAATAACGTTATTGAAGGAATGCTTGCAGCCATCGGGATCATTATTATTTTAAAGCAGATCCCGCATGCTTTAGGATTTGATAAAGATTACGAAGGTCATCAGTCGATTTTTGATAACGGACTGAACTTCGGATATTTTTCAGAGTTATTCGGAGCCATTCATCCGGGAGCCATTATTGTAACGCTTGTTTCTATATCTATATTAATCACCTGGGATAAAGTTCATTTTTTAAAAAGAATAAAAATGCTACCTGGAGCGCTTGTAGCAGTAGTTGCAGGTATAGTCCTGAATGAAATTTTTAAAATGACAGGCAGCTCACTGGCAATACAAACCCAACATCTGGTGTCTCTTCCGGTACCACAGTCGCTGGATGATTTTAAAAACCTTATTACCACTCCTGATTTCAATGGCTTTATGAATCCGAAAGTCTGGATTGCCGGAGCAACAATTGCTATCGTAGCTTCTATCGAAACGCTGCTTTGTATTGAAGCTTCCGACAGACTGGATGTACAGCGAAGAATTACAGATACCAATCTGGAATTAAAGGCCCAGGGAATAGGAAATCTGGTAAGTTCATTTATCGGCGGACTTCCAATGACCTCGGTAGTAGTCCGAAGCTCTGCGAATGCCAATGCAGGAGCAACTTCGAAAATGTCAACCATTATCCACGGGATCCTCCTGTTAATTTGTGTTTTATCAATTCCTGTTATTTTAAATCTTATTCCTTTATCAACATTGGCGGCGGTATTGATTATGGTTGGATACAAGCTTGCTAAACCGGCCACTTTCAAACATTTCTGGCAATTGGGAAAATTCCAGTTTATTCCTTTCGTGGCAACTGTAGTTGCCGTTGTGGCAACGGATTTGCTGAAAGGAGTAGGAATAGGTCTTGCGATCTCCGTTTTCTATATTCTGCAGGGAAATATGAAACGAGCTTACTATCTGAGCAGAGAGAAGCTTGATGATGCAGATGAAATAACGATTAAACTTGCCGAGGAAGTTTCATTTTTGAATAAAGCAGCCATTAAAAAAACATTGAAAAATATAAAGCCGAATTCTACCGTTACCATTGACGCAAGAGGAACCTCTTATATTGCCACCGATGTCTTGGAGATGATTCAGGATTTTGCTAATATCAGAGCCAAAGAAGAAGACATTAATGTAGAACTTTTAGGATTCAAAACTTCATACAGAGACTATGAAAGAGACGAAAATTCTCATATTGTAGTCACTCATAAAAGAGCTATGTAA